In the genome of Synechococcus sp. CB0101, the window CTCAGCTTCAGCGCCACGCCGCGTTCGCAGGCCATGGGCTCGAGGGTGCTCCACACCTGGCTCAACAGCGCTGCTGGATCCACCACCGCCTGCGGGTTGGATTCGGTGAAAGGGGTGTTGTCGAGGCGGGAGAGGTCGAGCAGATCGCTCACCAGCACCTGCAGCCGCTCCAGTTCCCGCTGCAAGCGTTGCACCAGCACCGCTTGGCGGCCGTCGGCCTTGATGGCCAGGCTGTCGCCCACCAAGCGCAGGGCGGTGAGGGGGGTTTTCAATTCGTGGGCCACATCGCTCACCCACTGCTCCTGGCGCTCGAGCTGGCTCTCCAGTGGGTTGCGCCCCTGCAGCACCACGGCCACCCAGCCGGCGTCGCCCGGCATCACCCGCACATCCAGATTGCTGCTGCGCAACGGCCAGGAGCTGCGCTGGGCCACCCCTTTCTCCCGTGCCAGGTTCACCAGGTGCAGCAGCTCATCGGAGGGATCGAGCAGCGCAAACGGTTCACCCCGCAGCCCCAGGCCGGAATCCTCGAGTTCGAGGAGCCATTCGGCGCGGGGATTGAGACCGCCGATGCGGTTATCGCCGTTGATCAGCAACCATCCCTGCGGCATCTCCTCCATCCACTCCCGGAGCTGAGCGTCGGGTGGATCGAGGGGGCTTCTGCGGCTGCGCCGCTTCAGGCGCGGCTTGCGTTTCAGCCAGAGGGCCAGGCCGGCGCCAGCGCCGCCGCCGATCAGGAAGGCCAGGGCATGGGTTGCGCTCACCGGTCAGCCGAAGCGGTAGCCAAAGCCGCGCACGGTCACCAGCTTGGCGGGGGTGGAGGGATCGTCCTCAATCTTTTCGCGCAACCAGCGGATGTGCACGTCCACGGTTTTGCTGTCGCCGATGTAGTCCACCCCCCACACCTGCTCGATCAGTTGCTCGCGGCTCCACACCCGCCGTGGGTTCTGCATGAACAGCTCCAGCAGCTTGTATTCCTTGGGTGAGAGGCGAATCTCGATTCCGGCGCGGGTGACCCGGCATTCACCGGGATAGAGCTGCAGATCCAGGTGCTCGAGGCTGCTGGTGGTGGGCAGCGGTGTGCGCTGGCGCCGCAGCAGGGCGCGGCAACGGGCCACCAGTTCTCGCATCCCGAAGGGTTTGATCAGGTAGTCGTCGGCCCCCACTTCAAGGCCGAGCACCCGATCGGTTTCGGTGTCGCGGGCACTCACCACCAGGATCAGTGGAGGCGTGCTGCCTTGGCGGAGCTGGCGGCAGAGATCAAGGCCGTTGATGCCCGGCAGCATCAGGTCGAGCACCACAAGGTCGTAGCTGTCACGGCTGAGCAGGTCCCAGGCGCTGCGGCCATTGGTGGCGGCCGTGACAGCGAAGCCTTCCATTTCCAGGGCCTCAGCCACGGTTTCCCGGATGGTGTCGTCGTCCTCCACCACCAGCAGCCGCGCCATGGGGGTGGCGTCGTCAACCTGATTCATGCGCCAATTCTGGGCGTGACCCCCTGTGTTGCTCGATACCAAGCCAAGGGAAGATCCCTCGCGTGCCTCAATCCGCGCTGGCGTCGGAGTGGAGGCTGCACTGGGTGAGCGAAGGATCGGTGAGGCGTTCCAGCACCCGCTGTAGATCAACCGGTGAGAGTTCACCGTTTTGACCCCATTTGAGGCTGGTGCTCGAGGCAGACACCTGGGGGTGGGCGTCAGCGGGCTGGTTGTTGGGGGTGAGATCGGCGTGCATGCCGCTCGTTCTGTGCTGGAACGCACACTAAGTCGGCTAGGGGCTGGTGGGGTTCTGTTAAGCACCAGCCCCGCACGGGTTCAGGCCGCCTGCAGTTCAGCGGGCCGATAGGGCATGAAGTTGGCCTTGCGGGTGCCGCAGATCGGGCAGGTCCAGTCGTCGGGGATGGCTTCAAAGGGGGTGCCGGCTGCCAGGCCCGAATCGGGGTCGGCCACGGCGGGGTCGTATATCACGCCGCACACCTTGCAGATCCAAAGGCCGCTCACTGGTGTTGCGGCCTCGCCGGCGCTGCCCTTGCCCTGCAGTGCTTCAAGGGCGACGCTGTAGCGATCGGCGTGATGGTGTTCCACCGGTGTGAGCAAGCCGAAGTTGCGCGCGGCGGTGCGGAAGATGCCGGCGTGCTCCTGCGATTCGCTGATCTGCTCGTTGAATTCCGCTTCAGCGCCGCTGTCGCGGTCGCTGCGGGCCTGGGCGGCGAACTCCGGGTACATCGTTGTGTACTCATAGGTCTCGCCCTCGATGGCCAGCTCCAGGCAGCGGCTGAGCACGGCTTGCTTTTGCTCGTCGCTCAGGGCAGCGGGGTCCTCCACCACCAGCTCGGGGTGCAGCAGGCGGAAGTGCGCGAAGGCGTGCTCGGTTTCCTGATTGGCGGTGTCGCGGAACAGCTTGGCCAATTCGCTGTTGCCGAGCTGTTTGGCCACATCGGCGAAGAACAGATATTTGCGGTTGGCCATGCTTTCGCCGCCGAAAGCAGCCTCGAGATTGGCCTGAGTGCCGGGTTTGGAGAGATCCATGGTTGGTGGTGCGCGCCTGGCGCGTGGGTCGATGCAGCGAGCATAACCCGCCTAAAGCGAAGTCGGTCCGACTTCGTGATCAATGGGGTCAGTGGTCAGCGTCGGCGGGCCTGGTTAGATCTGGGACAGCAATTCAGATCCCAGGGTCATGGGTCATCACCAGGTGTTGATCGCGGGCGGTGGTGCGGGCGGCATCACCGTGGCCGCGCGCCTTAAGCGCTTCCGCCCCAGCCTGGATGTGGCGATCCTGGAGCCCTCCAGCGAGCACTACTACCAACCGGGTTGGACCCTGGTGGGTGGCGGTGTGTTCACCGTGGCCCAGACCCGCCGCCAGGAATCCGATCTCATCCCGGCGGGAGTCACCTGGATCCGCGAGGCCGTGGCCGGTTTCGATCCGGATCACAACAGTGTGAGCACCAGCGGCGGCCAGGCCCTCACCTACGACGCCCTGGTGGTGGCCACAGGCCTGAAGCTGAACTGGGATGCGATTAAGGGCCTGCCCGAAGCCTTGGGCAAAGGCGGTGTGTGCAGCAACTACTCCAAGGATTTCGCTCCCTACACCTGGGAGTGCATTCAAAACTTCAAGGGCGGCAATGCGGTGTTCACCTGCGCGCCGATGCCGATCAAGTGCCCCGGTGCTCCGCAAAAAATCGCTTACATGGCCGACGACGCCATCAAGCGTGATCCGGCGGTGGCGGCCAAGAGCAAGGTGATCTATGCCACGGCTACCCCTGGCATCTTCGGCATCCCGGCCTACGCCGCACCGCTGCGCGAGGTGGTGGCGCGCAAGGGCATTGATGCTCGCTACAGCCACACCCTGATCGAGGTGCGGCCGCAGAGCAAAGAAGCGGTGTTCAAGGTGGCGAAGGAGGGCGAAGAGCCGCGCGAGGAGGTGATCAACTACGAGCTCCTACATGTGACTCCGCCGATGGCGGCGCCGGATGTGGTGGCCCAGAGCCCCCTTGCAGCCGCCAGCGGTTTTGTGGAGGTGGATAAGCACTCCACCCAGCATGTGCGCTATCCGAACGTGTTCGCCATCGGCGATGTGAGCGGCATGCCCAACTCCAAAACGGCCGCGGCCGTTCGTGGTCAAGCTCCGGCGTTGGTAACCAACCTCCTAGCCCAGCTCGATGGCGGCAAGGGCGACGGCTCCTACAACGGCTACAGCTG includes:
- a CDS encoding FAD/NAD(P)-binding oxidoreductase, with the protein product MGHHQVLIAGGGAGGITVAARLKRFRPSLDVAILEPSSEHYYQPGWTLVGGGVFTVAQTRRQESDLIPAGVTWIREAVAGFDPDHNSVSTSGGQALTYDALVVATGLKLNWDAIKGLPEALGKGGVCSNYSKDFAPYTWECIQNFKGGNAVFTCAPMPIKCPGAPQKIAYMADDAIKRDPAVAAKSKVIYATATPGIFGIPAYAAPLREVVARKGIDARYSHTLIEVRPQSKEAVFKVAKEGEEPREEVINYELLHVTPPMAAPDVVAQSPLAAASGFVEVDKHSTQHVRYPNVFAIGDVSGMPNSKTAAAVRGQAPALVTNLLAQLDGGKGDGSYNGYSCCPLITGYGKTIMAEFNYDAQPEPSFPLDPTKERWSMWVMKTTILPWVYWNRMLKGADHEKRFIPGVKH
- a CDS encoding rubrerythrin family protein — encoded protein: MDLSKPGTQANLEAAFGGESMANRKYLFFADVAKQLGNSELAKLFRDTANQETEHAFAHFRLLHPELVVEDPAALSDEQKQAVLSRCLELAIEGETYEYTTMYPEFAAQARSDRDSGAEAEFNEQISESQEHAGIFRTAARNFGLLTPVEHHHADRYSVALEALQGKGSAGEAATPVSGLWICKVCGVIYDPAVADPDSGLAAGTPFEAIPDDWTCPICGTRKANFMPYRPAELQAA
- a CDS encoding cell wall metabolism sensor histidine kinase WalK, with amino-acid sequence MSATHALAFLIGGGAGAGLALWLKRKPRLKRRSRRSPLDPPDAQLREWMEEMPQGWLLINGDNRIGGLNPRAEWLLELEDSGLGLRGEPFALLDPSDELLHLVNLAREKGVAQRSSWPLRSSNLDVRVMPGDAGWVAVVLQGRNPLESQLERQEQWVSDVAHELKTPLTALRLVGDSLAIKADGRQAVLVQRLQRELERLQVLVSDLLDLSRLDNTPFTESNPQAVVDPAALLSQVWSTLEPMACERGVALKLSPAAADNSAQAAIDPARFHQALLNLLDNALRYSPDQAAIEVEISARNRWCMVSVRDHGPGLSDTDLERMFQRFYRGDPSRARSPRSGSGLGLAIVQQIALSQGGMVRASNHPEGGALLELLVPRAA
- a CDS encoding response regulator transcription factor; the protein is MNQVDDATPMARLLVVEDDDTIRETVAEALEMEGFAVTAATNGRSAWDLLSRDSYDLVVLDLMLPGINGLDLCRQLRQGSTPPLILVVSARDTETDRVLGLEVGADDYLIKPFGMRELVARCRALLRRQRTPLPTTSSLEHLDLQLYPGECRVTRAGIEIRLSPKEYKLLELFMQNPRRVWSREQLIEQVWGVDYIGDSKTVDVHIRWLREKIEDDPSTPAKLVTVRGFGYRFG